In the Thermodesulfobacteriota bacterium genome, one interval contains:
- a CDS encoding polysaccharide ABC transporter ATP-binding protein: MSDIIIKVRDVGKKYRIGERNQYRTIRDSITSFTSRGYNKLISAFYAKSGPNSYGPGTANGKNDASQNYFWSLKNVNFDVSRGEVVGIIGRNGAGKSTLLKIITGITEPTEGRIDIYGRIASLLEVGTGFHFELTGRENIFLNGAILGMRRQEIERKFDEIVDFSEIHQFIDTPVKYYSSGMRIRLGFSVAAHLEPEILLIDEVLAVGDAAFQKKCLGKLNNVATSEGRTVLFVSHDMAAILSLCQRTIFLENGQKVCEGSTDQVVQQYMQSMNSTYELPLDQRPDHEGDCSVTATSLKIENSEAGKPIQPGCRLKIKIGYTAKNPIRYPRFIIKIRDFRTRINILRLDSDILNGLPEILPPVGSVTCLTEELSLTPGRCVADLEIRRGMISADKIENAGHFDIETEDIYGSGKIPSREQATSLLQYEWLVDDN; encoded by the coding sequence ATGAGCGATATAATTATAAAAGTCAGGGACGTAGGTAAAAAGTATCGAATAGGCGAGAGGAATCAGTACAGGACTATAAGGGACAGCATTACGAGCTTTACCTCAAGGGGCTATAACAAACTGATCTCAGCCTTTTACGCCAAGAGCGGACCGAACAGTTACGGACCCGGCACGGCTAACGGTAAAAATGACGCCTCCCAGAATTATTTTTGGTCCCTGAAAAATGTTAACTTCGACGTCAGCCGGGGAGAAGTAGTAGGAATTATAGGACGAAACGGCGCCGGAAAAAGCACACTGCTTAAAATTATAACGGGCATTACAGAACCTACTGAAGGGAGGATCGATATATACGGCCGCATAGCATCCCTGCTTGAAGTAGGCACGGGATTCCACTTCGAATTGACTGGGAGAGAAAATATTTTTTTAAACGGTGCGATACTCGGAATGAGGAGACAGGAAATTGAGAGGAAGTTCGATGAGATTGTCGATTTCTCGGAAATCCACCAGTTTATAGACACTCCTGTGAAGTATTACTCCTCGGGTATGAGGATCCGCCTCGGATTTTCAGTTGCTGCGCACCTCGAACCCGAGATCCTCCTCATAGATGAAGTGCTGGCCGTAGGGGACGCAGCATTCCAGAAAAAGTGTCTCGGCAAATTGAACAACGTGGCGACTTCCGAAGGCAGGACGGTGTTATTCGTAAGCCACGACATGGCGGCAATCCTTTCTCTATGTCAAAGAACTATTTTTCTCGAAAACGGACAGAAAGTTTGCGAGGGCTCGACCGATCAGGTCGTTCAACAGTATATGCAATCGATGAACTCGACCTATGAGCTCCCTTTAGACCAGAGACCCGACCACGAAGGTGACTGCAGCGTTACGGCAACATCGCTCAAGATCGAGAATTCGGAGGCCGGGAAACCTATACAGCCGGGATGCCGTCTGAAAATCAAGATCGGTTATACGGCCAAGAATCCGATACGTTACCCGCGCTTTATAATTAAGATCCGGGATTTCAGGACACGCATAAACATACTGCGCCTCGATAGCGATATTTTAAACGGGCTCCCGGAAATCCTTCCTCCGGTGGGAAGCGTCACGTGCCTGACAGAGGAATTATCCCTCACGCCCGGACGATGTGTCGCGGATCTCGAAATAAGAAGAGGTATGATCAGCGCCGATAAGATCGAGAACGCAGGGCACTTCGACATAGAAACGGAAGATATATACGGATCGGGCAAGATTCCTTCACGCGAGCAAGCCACTTCCCTTTTACAATACGAATGGTTAGTCGATGATAATTAG
- a CDS encoding glycosyltransferase: protein MGTFIEALKGLAELDMLFYTPPGSHYTPGETSELERSLRKHWNAEINLFLCPMSEYKKGTLFDKIVSFAKGICSIFNQYGYSEVSGRMQVLAMEECLIRKPDAIFAHRLPSMCPLMLTDAKLPPVFFDFDDIEHIVLSRSIEQQRTLKSKFLYLLIPALKSGENKAVKLATETYVCSEKDRAYIEREFGQPNAFIIPNTVEIPELRPFTAVPNLLFLGSDYGANIDAAEFLAEKVWPYIQARFPGSKLIIAGIPPGKLKKRGAYAPGIEIPGFVDDLGSLYDRARVIATPILAGGGTRYKIIEAASYAKPVVSTEIGAEGIEFSPGKEILIHDNPKMFAEACIELLGNPSLCEKIGTAARAKTAQLYERKAVLNLIRERIVNNIKLSAS from the coding sequence ATGGGAACGTTCATCGAGGCCCTCAAGGGACTGGCCGAACTGGACATGCTCTTTTACACCCCTCCAGGCTCTCATTACACGCCTGGCGAGACTTCGGAGCTGGAACGATCTTTAAGGAAGCATTGGAACGCTGAAATAAATCTTTTTCTCTGCCCAATGTCTGAGTACAAGAAAGGAACGTTGTTCGATAAAATAGTGTCTTTCGCGAAAGGTATATGCAGCATCTTCAACCAGTACGGGTATTCAGAGGTAAGCGGGAGGATGCAAGTCCTTGCCATGGAAGAATGCCTCATAAGAAAGCCCGACGCCATATTCGCTCACAGGCTTCCCTCGATGTGCCCGCTGATGCTGACTGATGCGAAGCTGCCTCCCGTTTTTTTTGATTTCGACGACATAGAGCATATAGTCCTGTCGAGATCGATTGAACAACAGAGAACCTTGAAAAGTAAGTTCCTGTACCTGCTCATACCGGCTTTGAAATCGGGAGAGAACAAAGCGGTAAAGCTGGCGACCGAGACCTACGTTTGCTCCGAAAAGGACCGCGCTTACATAGAGCGCGAGTTCGGACAGCCGAATGCGTTTATCATACCAAATACCGTAGAGATACCCGAATTAAGACCTTTCACGGCAGTACCGAATTTACTGTTCCTCGGTTCGGATTATGGAGCTAACATAGACGCAGCAGAGTTTCTGGCAGAGAAGGTATGGCCTTATATACAAGCCCGATTTCCCGGCTCGAAGCTGATAATAGCGGGAATACCGCCTGGCAAGCTGAAGAAACGCGGAGCATACGCCCCAGGCATCGAGATACCGGGTTTCGTAGACGATCTCGGCAGTCTTTATGACAGAGCCCGTGTAATCGCAACCCCCATACTCGCCGGAGGGGGAACGCGGTATAAGATAATAGAAGCCGCTTCATACGCGAAACCCGTGGTATCGACAGAGATAGGAGCCGAAGGTATCGAGTTCTCCCCGGGAAAAGAGATCCTCATACATGACAACCCGAAAATGTTCGCCGAGGCCTGCATAGAGCTGCTCGGAAACCCCTCGCTTTGCGAAAAAATAGGCACGGCAGCGAGGGCCAAAACGGCACAGCTTTACGAACGGAAAGCTGTCTTGAATCTGATAAGGGAACGAATCGTGAATAATATAAAATTATCTGCATCCTAA
- a CDS encoding polysaccharide deacetylase family protein, whose amino-acid sequence MNLNIPILMYHQISREPHPNFLEYTVTPKAFEAQMKALKFLGFVPITFSKLLDYKNGSAKPPSKPVIITFDDGLQDAIDNAVPILESTGFTAVFYIPTDYAGRKSSWMIPEVNVEFQIIDWATVTMLDSMGFEVASHSMSHPRLSKISSNDCFGELSGSRRKLEEILGHEVRHIAYPYGDYNESVKILASEAGYYTACTTEESFVDLDNDMFALPRFNMGVDISMLNFLCKINTADSPIGIMAKQMLVMQSKVPGSVKKIFKRILHSKNILLI is encoded by the coding sequence ATGAATCTCAACATTCCCATACTAATGTATCATCAGATAAGCCGTGAGCCGCATCCGAATTTCCTCGAATACACGGTCACACCGAAAGCGTTTGAAGCGCAGATGAAAGCTCTTAAGTTTCTGGGTTTTGTTCCCATCACTTTCAGCAAACTATTAGATTATAAGAACGGGTCCGCAAAACCGCCCTCGAAACCCGTCATAATCACATTTGACGACGGTTTGCAGGATGCAATAGATAATGCGGTACCGATACTTGAGAGTACCGGGTTCACCGCCGTATTTTACATCCCCACGGATTATGCAGGACGAAAAAGCAGCTGGATGATACCAGAAGTGAACGTCGAATTTCAGATCATCGACTGGGCGACGGTAACCATGCTGGACTCGATGGGATTTGAAGTCGCATCTCATAGCATGAGTCATCCGCGTTTAAGCAAAATCTCGTCAAATGACTGCTTTGGAGAACTCTCGGGGTCGCGCCGGAAGCTTGAGGAAATCCTGGGACACGAAGTCAGGCATATAGCGTACCCCTACGGCGATTACAACGAAAGCGTGAAAATATTGGCAAGTGAGGCCGGATATTATACGGCCTGCACCACCGAAGAAAGTTTCGTTGATTTGGACAACGACATGTTTGCGTTACCCAGGTTTAATATGGGCGTTGATATAAGTATGTTAAATTTTTTATGTAAGATAAATACGGCGGATTCCCCGATCGGAATAATGGCAAAACAAATGCTGGTCATGCAAAGCAAGGTGCCAGGGTCAGTTAAAAAAATTTTTAAAAGAATATTGCACAGCAAGAATATTTTACTTATATAG
- a CDS encoding O-antigen ligase family protein yields the protein MQRLNLANSNLQYVFIFSGIIIGALVGYYIGLNGVSKLLIAGLLGGAYLLLTINRPWIAVSIFFALVPMETLFVLQGSVTATLTKMAGAYLVFLVIITGSVKYLHDVFSSQKVLVMILFGGAAILSVMVSGQPSFSLSLLLTLWLSIILCFVLILMIRDTRTLYLATWALLLGGFFSIISPIFFQFGRATGYDLMRYGGLWGDQNEFAALLLVMIPLSVLNIIITRNRLYKIASIVISATITLGVILTYSRGAFLALCAMLILAIFKLSTGKNRIKILAVSIPCMILAFALIYHFFSEDIIARMETLKVLSSKESVVKDESLNLRYYFYFELTPKIFSEYPILGVGLRQIILHNPYRFYAHNTYFEVLTGTGLVGFIPFMLILYLTWKEIKTVERFKGDNSFYLRAYASALEIGFLGYLFTALFVSLDLNKMLWLTISIASVLFNLYRIQARAEYGSDNGFGYRGRYDDRRSVYLNR from the coding sequence ATGCAGAGATTGAATCTAGCGAATTCAAACCTTCAATACGTTTTTATATTCTCCGGCATAATAATCGGCGCCCTAGTAGGCTATTATATAGGTCTTAACGGAGTTTCCAAGCTGCTCATTGCCGGCCTATTAGGCGGAGCTTACCTCTTATTGACCATTAACAGACCATGGATCGCAGTGTCGATCTTTTTCGCACTGGTGCCTATGGAGACCCTGTTCGTATTGCAGGGCAGCGTGACGGCCACATTGACCAAGATGGCAGGGGCATACCTTGTATTTCTCGTCATCATTACCGGATCCGTCAAGTACCTGCATGACGTATTCTCGAGCCAGAAGGTTCTGGTCATGATCCTGTTCGGAGGGGCGGCGATTCTCTCGGTCATGGTATCAGGCCAGCCGTCTTTCAGCTTATCATTGTTATTGACGCTATGGCTGTCGATCATCCTTTGTTTCGTCCTGATACTGATGATCAGGGATACGAGAACGCTTTACCTGGCGACGTGGGCGCTGCTGTTAGGAGGTTTTTTCTCGATCATCAGCCCGATATTCTTTCAATTCGGCAGGGCGACCGGCTACGATCTAATGCGTTACGGAGGGTTATGGGGAGACCAGAATGAATTCGCCGCATTACTCCTGGTCATGATTCCGCTCTCTGTTCTTAATATTATCATAACCCGGAATAGATTATATAAAATCGCCTCCATAGTAATTTCCGCAACGATAACTCTGGGTGTAATTCTCACTTATTCGAGAGGCGCGTTCCTTGCCCTCTGCGCAATGCTGATTTTGGCTATTTTCAAACTATCCACTGGAAAGAACAGGATCAAGATTCTTGCCGTTTCGATCCCGTGCATGATCTTGGCGTTCGCATTGATCTACCACTTCTTCTCGGAAGACATAATAGCCAGAATGGAAACGCTGAAAGTGCTGTCGAGCAAGGAATCGGTCGTCAAGGACGAGTCTCTTAATTTGAGATATTATTTTTATTTCGAACTTACACCGAAGATTTTCAGCGAATATCCCATATTGGGCGTGGGACTGAGACAAATCATTCTCCACAACCCCTATCGCTTTTATGCTCACAATACGTATTTTGAAGTGTTGACAGGCACCGGACTCGTGGGATTCATACCATTTATGCTCATACTGTATCTGACTTGGAAGGAAATAAAGACAGTCGAGAGATTCAAAGGGGATAACAGTTTTTATTTGCGTGCTTACGCCTCAGCCCTCGAGATTGGTTTTTTGGGATACCTCTTCACCGCACTCTTCGTCTCCCTCGATCTGAATAAGATGCTATGGCTGACGATATCGATCGCATCGGTACTGTTCAACCTATACAGAATCCAGGCTCGGGCCGAATACGGATCAGATAACGGCTTTGGGTATCGGGGTAGATATGATGACCGAAGGTCCGTATACCTGAACCGCTAG
- a CDS encoding glycosyltransferase family 4 protein: MPNTIVYYIDSQSFGGAEQVLFTILKKLDRNIWHPVLAYHQSPGISSFIENAEAIGVHTITVPVIQSYYDYKNIFQFGKVLRSIRPAIFHANLNWPLSCSYGILAAYFARVKIIIATQHLYSEVGWRRGRIEQKLISYPVNKYIAVSYDVARQLRERIAVDNKIEVVHNGIILENYNTRANNVSGDDVYSSIRKNRETCPIVLTVARLDKQKGHVYLLQAAADVPGTIFVFVGDGPEKTNLENQACELGLEGRVVFLGKRNDIPELLSGCDIFVLPSLYEGLPLSIMEAMAAGKPVVASDIGGVNELIRDRETGYLVPPGDTQALAHSINTLVSDPALAKKMALAGKTLVEKEFSADSMVAGVTDIYKRQLS; the protein is encoded by the coding sequence ATGCCCAACACTATAGTTTATTATATCGACAGTCAAAGCTTCGGCGGCGCGGAACAGGTGTTATTCACAATTTTGAAAAAACTGGACCGGAATATTTGGCATCCGGTACTCGCGTATCACCAGAGCCCCGGCATTTCTTCCTTCATCGAAAATGCCGAAGCAATAGGAGTGCATACAATAACCGTGCCCGTTATACAAAGCTATTATGATTACAAAAATATCTTTCAATTCGGCAAGGTATTGAGAAGCATTCGACCGGCGATATTCCATGCGAACCTGAACTGGCCGCTCTCATGCAGCTACGGTATCCTTGCAGCATATTTCGCGCGGGTAAAGATCATAATTGCGACTCAGCACCTGTATTCGGAAGTCGGATGGCGCCGGGGCCGGATAGAGCAAAAACTGATTTCCTATCCTGTAAACAAATACATCGCAGTATCATACGATGTAGCAAGACAGCTAAGAGAGAGAATAGCCGTGGACAATAAAATCGAAGTCGTGCACAATGGAATCATCCTTGAGAATTACAACACCAGAGCCAACAACGTGTCCGGTGACGACGTTTACAGCTCTATCAGGAAAAACAGAGAAACTTGTCCTATCGTGCTCACAGTTGCGCGTCTGGACAAACAAAAGGGACACGTCTATCTATTACAGGCTGCGGCTGATGTCCCGGGAACGATCTTCGTATTCGTCGGAGACGGTCCCGAAAAGACAAACCTCGAGAATCAGGCATGTGAGCTGGGTTTAGAAGGCCGAGTGGTATTCCTGGGTAAGAGAAATGACATTCCGGAGTTACTGAGCGGATGCGACATATTCGTTCTGCCTTCTCTTTACGAAGGATTACCTTTATCCATCATGGAAGCTATGGCGGCCGGAAAGCCTGTGGTAGCATCCGATATCGGCGGGGTAAACGAATTGATCCGGGACAGGGAAACGGGGTACCTGGTCCCGCCGGGGGATACCCAGGCTCTGGCGCACAGTATTAACACACTCGTCTCGGACCCCGCTCTGGCCAAAAAGATGGCCCTGGCAGGAAAAACACTCGTGGAGAAGGAGTTCTCAGCCGACAGTATGGTAGCCGGCGTTACCGATATATATAAAAGACAATTGTCTTAG
- a CDS encoding glycosyltransferase, with product MIKVSIVIPTYQRCDSLKRLLTALNAQSFPQHEFEVIVSIDGSEDGSKEMIDNFKAPYLLRYIWERNRGKAAACNSGIRAASSDLVIILDDDMEPSAELVGSHYAAHQIDPHVCIVGAAPIKLDPNASPTIGQITDKFNTHLEKLSRPDYNLRIWDFYGGNFSIRKSVITEVGLFDESYKSYGYEDVEFAYRLLNRGIKIIFNPYAMCIQHYDDDFKGLAYKTINSGKNAVQLVNLHPDTFNELKLIEYNYTGWKWRSLRLFLIWTSMLIPPASNLIISIISKTERKNIKVFERLFSLAMDYFFWLGVWTALRNDKNRKQLIAKIKSGKKPQICPTL from the coding sequence ATGATCAAGGTCAGTATAGTAATACCGACATATCAACGATGCGACTCTTTGAAACGCTTGTTGACCGCCCTGAATGCACAATCTTTCCCTCAACACGAATTTGAGGTAATAGTCTCCATAGATGGGTCTGAAGACGGGTCCAAGGAGATGATCGACAACTTTAAGGCCCCATATTTACTGCGCTACATATGGGAAAGGAACAGAGGAAAGGCAGCTGCGTGTAACAGCGGGATCCGTGCAGCAAGCAGCGACCTGGTGATCATATTGGATGATGACATGGAACCTTCGGCTGAATTAGTGGGCTCCCATTATGCAGCGCATCAGATCGATCCGCATGTTTGTATCGTAGGAGCCGCCCCTATCAAATTAGATCCGAACGCATCGCCGACGATCGGTCAAATTACGGATAAGTTCAATACTCATCTTGAGAAACTTTCGCGACCCGACTACAACTTGCGTATTTGGGATTTTTACGGCGGGAATTTTTCTATAAGAAAGAGCGTTATAACCGAAGTCGGCCTGTTCGATGAAAGCTATAAATCCTACGGTTACGAAGATGTAGAATTTGCATACCGGCTGCTGAACAGAGGCATAAAAATCATCTTCAACCCCTATGCCATGTGTATTCAGCATTATGATGATGACTTCAAAGGGCTCGCTTATAAAACAATTAATTCGGGAAAGAATGCCGTCCAATTAGTTAACTTGCATCCTGATACATTCAACGAGCTCAAGCTCATCGAATATAACTATACCGGATGGAAGTGGCGATCCCTCCGTCTATTCCTTATATGGACAAGCATGCTGATCCCGCCGGCAAGTAACCTCATAATCAGCATCATAAGCAAGACCGAGAGAAAAAACATCAAGGTTTTCGAGAGGCTATTTTCTTTAGCTATGGATTATTTCTTCTGGCTCGGGGTCTGGACCGCTTTAAGAAACGACAAAAACAGAAAACAATTAATCGCAAAAATCAAATCCGGCAAGAAACCCCAGATATGCCCAACACTATAG
- a CDS encoding ABC transporter permease, translated as MQKTKTTSKIIKPQHAEILKAVDPQHKNALTVREPQKGLSLRLRELYEYHELIYFLIWRDLKVRYKQTALGVAWAVLQPFMTMVVFTIFFGNLAKVPSDGLPYPVFSFAALLPWQLFANSFTNASNSLVNNYDLITKVYFPRIILPCSSIIAGLVDFCIAFLVLLAMIFYYGIIPSAAILALPLFILLAMATALAVSLWLSALNVQYRDVRHLIPFLTQIWLFLTPIAYPSSLVPEKWRFLYGLNPMAGVVEGFRWALLGQSNGSWPLVIVSSIMVVCLLIGGLLYFRRMERTFADVI; from the coding sequence ATGCAGAAAACTAAAACAACATCAAAGATAATAAAACCGCAGCATGCGGAGATCTTGAAAGCGGTTGACCCGCAGCACAAAAACGCTCTTACGGTGCGGGAGCCGCAAAAGGGTCTGTCGCTGAGGTTGAGGGAACTTTATGAATACCATGAATTAATTTATTTCCTTATTTGGAGAGACCTAAAAGTCAGGTACAAACAGACAGCGCTGGGTGTTGCCTGGGCGGTGCTTCAGCCTTTCATGACTATGGTGGTGTTCACAATATTCTTCGGCAATCTGGCAAAAGTACCTTCTGACGGCCTCCCATACCCCGTCTTCTCTTTTGCTGCACTGCTGCCATGGCAACTCTTCGCAAACTCATTCACAAACGCTAGTAATAGCCTGGTCAACAATTACGACCTGATCACAAAGGTATATTTTCCGCGAATAATACTCCCCTGCTCCTCCATAATTGCGGGTTTGGTCGACTTCTGCATTGCATTCCTTGTATTGTTAGCAATGATATTTTATTATGGGATAATACCTTCGGCCGCGATACTGGCATTGCCTCTATTCATACTGCTCGCAATGGCGACAGCTCTTGCTGTAAGCTTGTGGTTATCCGCGCTAAATGTTCAGTACCGGGATGTTCGCCACCTCATCCCGTTCCTTACTCAAATATGGCTTTTCCTTACACCTATTGCGTACCCCAGCAGCCTCGTCCCGGAAAAATGGCGGTTCTTGTACGGTCTTAACCCGATGGCCGGGGTGGTCGAGGGCTTTAGATGGGCGCTTCTCGGTCAATCAAACGGAAGCTGGCCGCTGGTTATCGTATCGTCCATTATGGTAGTGTGCCTGTTAATAGGCGGTTTATTGTATTTCAGACGCATGGAGAGAACGTTTGCGGATGTGATTTAA
- a CDS encoding glycosyltransferase — MIYLILFLIFLIIAPYLFYPGVMIVLGFLISNKGRWNSGRTPSVTIIIPTFNEEKVIAERVRNLDTLLYPRDLIQVIIVDSGSKDKTFELAKETVRASSLDHIVLRQEERKGKANAVNHAIQFAKGEIILVSDANALFEKDSIQQIVKPFADKKVGGAGGRFITLGANLVGKGEELYWSIEGKIREAESDIYSITNFSGEFNSFRKDLGILLDEKSLAEDFDLSLQIIEKGYRLVYVPEAVVYEPAVEHSHDLIKQKKRRAVGTIQVLFKHIGMFANPKLFVFDLLLFFHKVLRVFTPIIAIAIIITLCLYFNSLDYGYKYEALGISAVVILALIGVIEVVFRKGFLRKLYYFLLVQYSYILAWIEFITGRYKVTWDKTDSSRNLKNVMDKVK, encoded by the coding sequence ATGATATATCTGATACTTTTTTTAATTTTTCTAATCATTGCGCCCTACCTGTTCTACCCGGGAGTTATGATCGTCCTCGGTTTTTTAATCTCTAATAAAGGGAGGTGGAACTCCGGACGGACGCCGAGCGTAACGATTATAATACCGACATTCAACGAAGAGAAAGTGATCGCCGAAAGGGTAAGGAACCTGGACACCCTGCTGTACCCGAGGGACTTGATACAGGTGATAATCGTCGATAGCGGCTCGAAGGATAAAACGTTTGAGCTGGCTAAGGAAACAGTAAGAGCTTCGAGTCTCGACCATATCGTGCTCAGACAGGAAGAGAGGAAGGGGAAGGCAAACGCGGTCAATCACGCAATACAATTCGCCAAAGGCGAGATAATTCTGGTAAGCGACGCAAACGCCCTTTTCGAGAAGGACAGCATTCAGCAAATAGTTAAGCCGTTCGCAGATAAAAAAGTTGGCGGAGCGGGAGGTAGGTTCATCACACTGGGAGCTAACCTCGTCGGGAAAGGCGAGGAATTATACTGGTCGATCGAGGGAAAGATCAGAGAAGCCGAGAGCGATATATACTCGATAACAAATTTTAGCGGAGAATTCAATTCATTCAGGAAGGATCTGGGCATCTTACTCGACGAAAAATCGCTAGCCGAGGATTTCGACCTGTCGCTCCAGATAATAGAGAAAGGCTATCGGTTGGTATACGTACCGGAAGCCGTAGTTTACGAGCCGGCCGTCGAACACTCACACGATCTGATCAAACAAAAGAAGAGAAGAGCCGTGGGAACAATACAAGTACTATTCAAACACATCGGAATGTTCGCGAATCCCAAGCTGTTTGTGTTCGACCTGCTTTTGTTCTTTCACAAGGTCCTCAGGGTTTTCACGCCGATAATCGCAATCGCCATAATCATAACTCTTTGTCTTTACTTCAACTCACTCGATTACGGCTACAAGTATGAAGCGCTCGGAATAAGTGCTGTTGTTATATTGGCGCTGATCGGAGTAATCGAGGTCGTATTCAGGAAAGGGTTTCTGCGTAAACTCTATTACTTCCTCCTTGTCCAGTATTCATATATCCTGGCCTGGATAGAGTTCATAACCGGCAGGTATAAGGTTACGTGGGATAAGACCGACAGCAGCCGAAACCTCAAGAACGTGATGGACAAAGTGAAATAA
- a CDS encoding glycosyltransferase, with the protein MSVIIPTYNRAKLLNISINSVLSQTYRDFELIVIDDCSKDTTSAVLDGIADKRLRVIKNTSNKGIAAVRNIGVTLSRGRYIAFLDDDDEWLPDKLEKQIDVLDRGTTSLGCVYTGSLVVDSADDHVLQTSIPLYRNNVLKEMLFQNFITTSTIALKKACFDKVGLFDEGIPYGEDYDMWIRIAEEYEYDFVKEPLAKYRSHQTAMTKNYVTVINGVERILSKHRKLFASDKRAYSNHMLLLGVTYCYLGRTKDGIKTFVRAIRAYQFDARLYYNLALALLGTETFIKLKEAKTRYFPQRIKA; encoded by the coding sequence GTGAGCGTTATTATACCGACATATAACCGTGCGAAATTACTTAATATTTCGATAAACAGCGTTCTTTCACAAACTTACAGGGACTTTGAGCTGATAGTAATAGACGACTGTTCCAAAGACACCACGTCCGCGGTGCTGGATGGTATCGCCGACAAAAGGCTGCGGGTTATAAAGAATACATCGAACAAGGGGATCGCCGCTGTCAGAAATATCGGCGTGACTCTCTCCCGGGGGAGATATATTGCCTTCTTGGACGACGATGACGAATGGCTTCCTGACAAGCTCGAGAAGCAGATCGATGTACTGGATCGAGGTACCACGAGCCTAGGGTGCGTTTACACGGGAAGCCTGGTAGTCGATTCGGCGGACGATCATGTACTGCAAACCTCGATTCCGCTATATCGGAATAACGTACTGAAAGAAATGCTGTTCCAGAATTTTATTACCACCTCTACCATCGCCCTGAAAAAAGCATGTTTTGACAAAGTCGGCCTGTTCGATGAGGGGATCCCCTACGGAGAAGACTACGATATGTGGATCCGCATCGCAGAAGAATATGAGTATGACTTTGTCAAGGAACCGCTGGCGAAATACCGCAGCCATCAGACGGCGATGACTAAAAATTACGTTACGGTCATAAACGGAGTCGAGAGAATATTGTCAAAACACCGGAAGCTGTTTGCAAGCGATAAGAGAGCCTACAGCAATCATATGCTTTTGCTAGGGGTTACTTACTGCTACCTCGGAAGAACCAAAGATGGCATTAAAACATTCGTCAGAGCGATAAGGGCCTATCAATTCGACGCGAGGCTGTATTATAACCTGGCGCTGGCGCTATTGGGAACAGAAACTTTCATAAAGCTTAAGGAAGCGAAGACCCGGTATTTTCCGCAGCGGATAAAGGCCTGA